The sequence TGGTTGAGGAGCTTGGGCGACGACACCACCGGACAGCCCGGATCTGGAATCTCACCCCGAAGGGCGTGCCAGCCATGTGCCTGGCTCCGCGGGTGGGGAATTCCGCAGGCCTTCGAACCCGGCTGCGATCCCGTTCGGGATCGAATCACCCTCCCACCCCAACCGGAGGTGTCGTCGCCAAGGCTCCTCAACCTCCGGCTACTTGGGCTGTCATCCCCTTCGGGATCCAGAGTTCAAGAGGTGGATAAGGACCAGGGTTTCACCACCGGCTGGGATGCGTCGCCCTTTGAGTTCAGCGACGCCGGGCGCAAACAGTGGATCGAGACTGTGTGGGAATGGAGGAGATCCACTCCATCCATGCTTTCCCGAGCGCAGCCACATCGCGTTTCCGGAGAGACTTATAAACAGATTATTCACAAGTTATTCCCTTCAATCGATCGATGGGTATTTGGGCCAATGGTTAGTTACTGGATTTGAGTAACTGAATTCGATCCTTTGATTTGAAACTTCCCACTGAATCCTGAGATTCCGGGAAAGTAGACGCAGAAAATTCGTTTCAGAATGATAGCCTTTGGAAACCATGTCGCCCGATTTCAAGGGATGGAGGAGTGTTTAGGACGATCCCTGCCTTTTCAGAGCCATCTCGAATCGTACGTTTGAGGCAAATTCCGTGTCAAAGTGGCACAGCACAAAAGGCGCTGCTGTTGGACGCGTCGAGTTGCCGGTCAGGGACGGGGAAGGCAGTCTTCAATTTTCGCCAATCATCTAGGCATTTTGGCCGATTGCACTTGGTCTAACGGCCCGCCATGCTCCGCGGACCATGGCCCGTGCCGGATTGATCCTGAAATTGAGCTGCCCCGACCAACCGGGGATCGTCGCCAAAGTCGCCAGCTATGTCGCTGCCCACCACGGCAACCTCGTCGAGTTCGCCCAGTTCTCGGATCAGCTCGGCGGGAAGTTCTTCGCCCGGCTGGAGATCGAGACCTCGGAGCTGGATGTGGAGGTGCAGGATTTCATCGATGGCTTCGGGACGCTCGGGCGGTCGATGCGGGCCACCTGGCACTTCCGCCGCCTGCCGTTTAAAATGCGCACCGCGGTGCTGGTGACGAAGACCGACCACTGCCTGCAGGAGATCCTGTGGCGCACCGAGCTGGGCGAGATGCCGGTGGAGATCACCTCGGTGATCGGGAACCGCGAGACCTGCCGGGCGGTCACCGAGCGGGCCGGGTTCGACTTCCGCCACGTGGA comes from Luteolibacter sp. LG18 and encodes:
- the purU gene encoding formyltetrahydrofolate deformylase — encoded protein: MARAGLILKLSCPDQPGIVAKVASYVAAHHGNLVEFAQFSDQLGGKFFARLEIETSELDVEVQDFIDGFGTLGRSMRATWHFRRLPFKMRTAVLVTKTDHCLQEILWRTELGEMPVEITSVIGNRETCRAVTERAGFDFRHVEMDGRREEGFREIRELLVEQKVELVVLARFMQILPDWFCEEFAGRVINIHHSFLPAFIGANPYKQAHERGVKFIGATCHYVTGELDAGPIIEQEVERVQHFHGPADLVRLGRNCERAALAKGIRYHVHDRTILDGHRAIVFPD